A region of Pseudomonas saponiphila DNA encodes the following proteins:
- the dapC gene encoding succinyldiaminopimelate transaminase: MNNALNQLQPYPFEKLRALLGTVTPNPDKRPIALSIGEPKHRSPSFVAEALASNLDQMAVYPTTLGIPALREAIGAWCERRFGVPSGWIDPARNVLPVNGTREALFAFTQTVVNRGDDALVVSPNPFYQIYEGAAFLAGAKPHYLPCLDENGFNPDFDAVPAEIWQRCQILFLCSPGNPTGALIPLDTLKKLIALADEHDFVIAADECYSELYFDEQTPPPGLLAACVELGRKDFKRCVVFHSLSKRSNLPGLRSGFVAGDADILKGFLLYRTYHGCAMPVQTQLASVAAWNDEVHVRANRALYREKFDAVLAILAPVLDVQRPDGSFYLWPNVAGDDAAFCRALFEQEHVTVVPGSYLSRDVDGTNPGAGRVRMALVAPLAECVEAAERIRDFILRRA; the protein is encoded by the coding sequence ATGAACAACGCTCTGAACCAGTTGCAGCCTTACCCGTTCGAAAAGCTGCGGGCCCTGCTTGGCACCGTGACGCCCAACCCGGACAAGCGTCCGATCGCCCTGTCCATCGGCGAACCCAAACACCGTTCGCCGAGCTTTGTCGCCGAAGCCCTGGCCAGCAACCTCGATCAGATGGCGGTGTACCCCACCACCCTGGGTATACCGGCCCTGCGCGAAGCGATTGGCGCCTGGTGCGAACGACGCTTCGGCGTGCCAAGCGGCTGGATCGACCCGGCACGCAACGTATTACCGGTCAACGGCACCCGCGAAGCCCTGTTCGCCTTCACCCAGACCGTGGTCAACCGCGGTGACGACGCCCTGGTGGTCAGCCCCAACCCCTTCTATCAGATCTACGAAGGCGCAGCCTTCCTCGCCGGGGCCAAGCCGCACTACCTGCCGTGCCTGGATGAAAATGGCTTCAACCCGGACTTCGACGCCGTGCCGGCCGAAATCTGGCAGCGCTGCCAGATCCTCTTCCTGTGCTCCCCGGGCAACCCCACCGGCGCGCTGATCCCGCTGGATACCCTGAAAAAGCTGATCGCCCTGGCTGACGAACACGACTTCGTGATCGCCGCCGACGAGTGCTACAGCGAGCTGTACTTCGACGAACAGACCCCGCCGCCGGGGCTGCTCGCCGCCTGCGTCGAACTGGGCCGCAAAGACTTCAAGCGCTGCGTGGTGTTCCACAGCCTGTCCAAGCGTTCCAACCTGCCGGGCCTGCGCTCCGGTTTCGTGGCCGGCGACGCCGATATTCTCAAGGGCTTCCTGCTGTACCGCACCTACCACGGCTGCGCCATGCCGGTGCAGACCCAACTGGCCAGCGTCGCCGCCTGGAACGACGAAGTGCACGTGCGCGCCAACCGCGCCCTGTACCGCGAGAAGTTCGATGCGGTACTGGCGATCCTCGCGCCGGTGCTCGACGTGCAGCGTCCGGACGGCAGCTTCTACCTGTGGCCGAACGTGGCCGGGGATGACGCCGCCTTCTGTCGCGCCCTGTTCGAACAGGAACACGTGACCGTGGTGCCGGGCTCCTACCTGTCCCGGGACGTGGACGGCACCAACCCGGGTGCCGGGCGAGTGCGCATGGCACTGGTCGCTCCGCTGGCGGAATGCGTGGAAGCCGCCGAGCGGATTCGCGACTTCATTCTGCGCCGCGCTTAA